In Nocardioides sp. JQ2195, a genomic segment contains:
- the glmS gene encoding glutamine--fructose-6-phosphate transaminase (isomerizing): protein MCGIVGYVGGKQAQGVVIDGLRRLEYRGYDSAGIALVHDRTIASDKRAGKLANLEKAIDEKALPESTTGIGHTRWATHGAPNDQNAHPHLGQNSRLALVHNGIIENFAEVRAELEAQGHNLLSETDTEVAAHLIERELDAGVDLTTAMQRACQQLEGAFTLVAVDALDADRVVAARRNSPLVVGLGEGENFLGSDVAAFIEHTREAMELGQDQVVTITGDGVEVTGFDGSPAEGTRYHVDWDLSAAEKDGHDWFMRKEIHEQPSAVADSLLGRRSADGLLQLDEVRLSDDELRDIDKIIIIACGTSFYAGMVAKYAIEHWCRIPCEVELASEFRYRDPILTQSTLVVAISQSGETADTLQAIRHARVQRSKVLAICNTNGSTIPRESDAVIYTHAGPEIGVASTKGFLTQLVACYLLALYLAQVKGTRFGDEINEVMDQLDQIPAKIQQALDAEESIYELAASYVDAKSVLFLGRHAGFPVALEGALKLKELAYIHAEGFAAGELKHGPIALIEQDLPVLCVVPPRGRDQLHEKMISGIQEVRARGARTICLAEEGDDAITPYADVLIRLPKVPSLLQPLVAAVPLQLFACELATQKGHDVDQPRNLAKSVTVE from the coding sequence ATGTGTGGAATCGTGGGCTACGTCGGTGGCAAGCAGGCGCAAGGTGTCGTGATCGACGGGCTGCGACGCCTCGAGTATCGCGGCTACGACTCGGCAGGCATCGCCCTGGTCCACGACCGGACGATCGCCTCCGACAAGCGGGCCGGCAAGCTGGCGAACCTCGAGAAGGCCATCGACGAGAAGGCGTTGCCCGAGTCGACGACCGGCATCGGCCACACGCGGTGGGCCACCCACGGCGCGCCCAACGACCAGAACGCCCACCCCCACCTGGGGCAGAACTCCCGGTTGGCGCTGGTGCACAACGGCATCATCGAGAACTTCGCCGAGGTGCGCGCCGAGCTGGAGGCCCAGGGCCACAACCTGCTCTCCGAGACCGACACCGAGGTCGCCGCCCACCTGATCGAGCGTGAGCTCGACGCGGGCGTCGACCTCACCACGGCCATGCAGCGCGCCTGCCAGCAGCTCGAGGGCGCGTTCACGCTGGTCGCGGTCGACGCACTGGACGCCGACCGTGTGGTCGCCGCCCGCCGCAACAGCCCGCTCGTCGTGGGGCTGGGTGAGGGCGAGAACTTCCTCGGCTCCGACGTTGCTGCCTTCATCGAGCACACGCGCGAGGCGATGGAGCTCGGTCAGGACCAGGTCGTCACGATCACCGGCGACGGCGTCGAGGTGACCGGCTTCGACGGCTCGCCCGCCGAGGGCACCCGCTACCACGTCGACTGGGACCTGTCGGCCGCCGAGAAGGACGGCCACGATTGGTTCATGCGCAAGGAGATCCACGAGCAGCCGAGTGCTGTCGCCGACTCCTTGCTCGGACGTCGCAGCGCTGACGGACTGCTGCAGCTCGACGAGGTCCGGCTGTCCGACGACGAGCTGCGCGACATCGACAAGATCATCATCATCGCCTGTGGCACGTCGTTCTATGCCGGGATGGTGGCCAAGTATGCGATCGAGCACTGGTGCCGCATTCCCTGTGAGGTCGAGCTGGCCTCCGAGTTCCGCTACCGCGACCCGATCCTGACCCAGTCGACCCTGGTCGTGGCCATCTCCCAGTCCGGTGAGACCGCCGACACGCTCCAGGCGATCCGACACGCCCGGGTGCAGCGCTCGAAGGTGCTGGCGATCTGCAACACCAACGGCTCCACGATTCCGCGCGAGTCCGACGCGGTGATCTACACCCACGCCGGCCCCGAGATCGGCGTCGCCTCCACGAAGGGCTTCCTGACCCAGCTGGTCGCCTGCTACCTGCTGGCGCTCTACCTCGCACAGGTCAAGGGCACGCGCTTCGGTGACGAGATCAACGAGGTGATGGACCAGCTCGACCAGATCCCGGCCAAGATCCAGCAGGCCCTCGACGCCGAGGAGTCGATCTATGAGCTCGCTGCCTCCTACGTGGACGCCAAGTCGGTGCTGTTCCTCGGTCGCCACGCCGGCTTCCCCGTCGCCCTCGAAGGTGCTCTGAAGCTCAAGGAGCTGGCCTACATCCACGCAGAGGGCTTCGCTGCCGGCGAGCTCAAGCACGGCCCCATCGCGCTGATCGAGCAGGACCTCCCCGTGCTGTGCGTCGTTCCGCCCCGCGGGCGCGACCAGCTGCACGAGAAGATGATCAGCGGCATCCAGGAGGTGCGCGCCCGGGGGGCCCGCACGATCTGCCTGGCCGAGGAGGGCGACGACGCCATCACGCCGTACGCCGACGTGCTGATCCGGTTGCCCAAGGTGCCGAGCCTGCTGCAGCCGCTGGTTGCCGCCGTGCCGCTGCAGCTCTTCGCCTGCGAGCTGGCCACGCAGAAGGGCCACGACGTCGACCAGCCGCGCAACCTGGCCAAGTCCGTCACCGTCGAATGA
- a CDS encoding holo-ACP synthase — MIVGVGIDVVEIERFITSIERTPALRDKLFTPAERELHPQSLAARFAAKEAMAKALGAPAGLAWHDAEVISEATGRPRFELRGTVRAAADALGGTTVHLSLSHDGGIASAFVVLES, encoded by the coding sequence ATGATCGTCGGCGTCGGGATCGACGTGGTGGAGATCGAGCGGTTCATCACCTCGATCGAGCGCACTCCCGCGCTGCGCGACAAGCTGTTCACCCCGGCCGAGCGGGAGCTCCACCCGCAGTCCCTGGCCGCCCGATTCGCGGCCAAGGAGGCGATGGCGAAGGCCTTGGGGGCGCCGGCAGGCCTGGCCTGGCACGACGCCGAGGTGATCTCGGAGGCCACCGGCCGGCCACGCTTCGAGCTGCGTGGCACGGTCAGGGCCGCCGCCGACGCCCTGGGCGGCACCACCGTGCACCTGTCGCTCAGTCATGACGGCGGCATCGCCTCCGCCTTCGTCGTTCTCGAGTCCTGA
- a CDS encoding bifunctional ADP-dependent NAD(P)H-hydrate dehydratase/NAD(P)H-hydrate epimerase, with the protein MRSAHTVEQVRAAEAVLLAELPEGSLMARAASGLATAVIDLLGGAYGRRVVLLVGSGDNGGDALYAGALLARRGCAVEAITLSDRVHGGGLAALRGAGGTVRSAATGPTARPDVVVDGIVGIGGRPGLRPDAVAAVAAYAGVPLVAVDVPSGIDVGTGELDGPHVTADVTVTFGTHKVAHLVEPAASACGTLTLVDIGLDLPPADVEALQPDDVARLVSTPAPTSHKYTRGVVGLRTGGAFAGAGLLSVAGASCGVAGMVRYVGSDAAGERVLSAHPEVVLGEGRVQAWVVGSGGGPGAVDERRTALADGVPVVLDADALLELPDDLPADAVLTPHAGELARMLDVERDDVEARQLHWVREAARRTGAVCLLKGHHTLVADPDGRVRVTTTGSPWLATAGAGDVLGGVIGAVLAVGLTPFDAASVGSWLHGAAATLASRGGPIVARDVAVAVPDVVRRLALRS; encoded by the coding sequence ATGCGCAGCGCACACACGGTGGAGCAGGTGCGGGCCGCTGAGGCCGTGCTCCTGGCCGAGCTTCCCGAGGGGTCGTTGATGGCCCGAGCCGCGTCGGGCCTGGCCACTGCCGTGATCGACCTGCTCGGCGGCGCCTACGGGCGGCGCGTGGTGCTGCTGGTCGGCTCGGGCGACAACGGCGGCGACGCGTTGTACGCCGGGGCGCTGCTGGCCCGCCGCGGGTGCGCCGTCGAGGCGATCACGCTGTCCGATCGGGTGCACGGGGGCGGCCTGGCCGCGCTCCGAGGCGCTGGCGGAACGGTCCGGTCGGCGGCAACGGGCCCGACGGCTAGGCCCGACGTGGTCGTTGACGGGATCGTCGGCATCGGTGGTCGACCGGGGCTGCGGCCCGACGCCGTGGCCGCCGTGGCGGCGTACGCCGGGGTGCCCCTCGTCGCGGTCGACGTGCCGAGCGGCATCGACGTCGGCACCGGGGAGCTCGACGGCCCGCACGTGACTGCGGACGTCACCGTCACGTTCGGCACCCACAAGGTCGCCCACCTCGTCGAACCGGCCGCGTCGGCGTGCGGCACGCTCACCCTGGTCGACATCGGCCTCGACCTGCCACCGGCCGACGTGGAGGCGCTGCAACCCGATGACGTCGCTCGCCTGGTGTCGACACCCGCACCGACGTCGCACAAGTACACCCGCGGCGTGGTCGGCCTGCGCACCGGCGGAGCCTTCGCCGGGGCTGGGCTGCTCAGCGTCGCGGGCGCGTCCTGTGGCGTGGCCGGCATGGTGCGCTACGTCGGGAGCGACGCCGCCGGTGAGCGGGTGCTCTCGGCGCATCCCGAGGTGGTCCTCGGGGAGGGACGTGTCCAGGCCTGGGTGGTCGGCTCGGGCGGCGGACCAGGAGCTGTCGACGAGCGGAGGACGGCCCTGGCCGACGGCGTTCCGGTGGTGCTCGACGCCGATGCCCTGCTCGAGCTGCCCGACGACCTGCCGGCCGACGCCGTGCTCACCCCGCACGCCGGCGAGCTGGCGCGGATGCTCGACGTCGAGCGTGACGACGTCGAGGCCCGGCAGCTGCACTGGGTCCGCGAGGCCGCACGTCGCACCGGCGCAGTGTGCCTGCTCAAGGGCCACCACACGTTGGTCGCCGATCCGGACGGTCGGGTCCGGGTGACGACGACCGGGTCGCCCTGGCTGGCCACAGCAGGTGCCGGCGATGTCCTGGGCGGCGTGATCGGTGCTGTGCTGGCCGTCGGGCTCACGCCCTTCGACGCGGCGTCCGTCGGGTCGTGGTTGCACGGCGCCGCGGCCACCCTGGCCTCACGTGGTGGGCCGATCGTGGCACGTGACGTGGCCGTGGCCGTGCCCGACGTCGTCCGCCGACTCGCGCTCCGGTCCTGA
- a CDS encoding lysophospholipid acyltransferase family protein, which translates to MLYAVLHAVVPPVARTVWRPEVTGLDNIPAEGGVLIASNHLSFADSLVIPIVARRKVAFLAKSDYFTGSGVKGAMSKAWFEGLGMLPIDRDDAQAALHSLDTALEVLGKGEAFGIYPEGTRSRDGRLYRGRTGVAHLALTAGVPVVPVGLSGTADLQPVGSRFPRLAKVKVAFGEPIDFSGRFEGVAAGRARRVATDEIMASIAALSGQELAGQYNDRPPTP; encoded by the coding sequence ATGCTCTACGCCGTGTTGCACGCCGTCGTTCCACCCGTCGCTCGCACGGTCTGGAGGCCCGAGGTCACCGGGCTCGACAACATCCCGGCCGAGGGGGGTGTGCTGATCGCCAGCAACCACCTCTCCTTCGCCGACAGCCTGGTCATCCCGATCGTGGCGCGCCGCAAGGTCGCCTTCCTCGCGAAGTCCGACTACTTCACCGGCAGCGGGGTGAAGGGCGCGATGTCGAAGGCGTGGTTCGAGGGCCTCGGCATGCTGCCCATCGACCGCGACGACGCCCAGGCCGCCCTCCACTCGCTCGACACCGCACTCGAGGTGCTGGGCAAGGGGGAGGCGTTCGGGATCTACCCCGAGGGCACCCGCTCCCGCGACGGCCGGCTCTACCGGGGCCGCACCGGGGTGGCCCACCTGGCCCTGACCGCGGGGGTGCCGGTCGTTCCGGTGGGGCTCTCCGGCACTGCCGACCTGCAGCCCGTGGGCTCCCGGTTCCCGCGGCTGGCCAAGGTCAAGGTCGCCTTCGGCGAGCCGATCGACTTCTCCGGACGCTTCGAGGGCGTGGCCGCGGGCAGGGCCCGACGAGTCGCCACCGACGAGATCATGGCCTCGATCGCGGCCCTCAGCGGCCAGGAGCTCGCCGGGCAGTACAACGACCGCCCGCCGACCCCCTAG